The following are encoded in a window of Spea bombifrons isolate aSpeBom1 chromosome 2, aSpeBom1.2.pri, whole genome shotgun sequence genomic DNA:
- the MRM3 gene encoding rRNA methyltransferase 3, mitochondrial, with product MAALMRGVLRSAGLTQVTFTGSIQAKRHVRTLRRTPVRAIQAGTSPGENEPVLRVPKVSGEPAASRVGRTPAVHTPVRDPIRHNTDPAGQAVEAPELHFEKAHADDKRLSKVVSLAKSKKFRDRHGQVLLEGRRLLWDALEAGSVLKTLFFSRVDHLKELPADKLKNAKLIKVKFEDIKMWSDVVSPQGLIGIVVRPDHAKMNYPVAQLKHSLPLSLICDNIRDPGNLGTILRCAAGVGCNKVLLTKGCVDAWEPKVLRSGMGAHFRLPVITSLEWDVVPNYLTEDTKVFLADNISPERYNQPEGKLESESGYGWVSSNPRRIYNLQEDYDCTSSDEDSDGEEHYIPEIQTQRYDERWAQKPSALVIGGETHGLSLESLLLAEKFSGRRLFIPVVPGVDSLNSAMAASILLFEGKRQLQLNRKV from the exons ATGGCGGCGCTCATGCGGGGTGTGCTGCGGAGCGCTGGTCTAACGCAAGTAACGTTTACCGGGAGCATTCAGGCGAAGCGGCACGTCAGGACGTTGCGGAGAACCCCCGTGAGAGCGATCCAGGCTGGGACTAGCCCCGGGGAAAACGAGCCTGTCCTACGGGTCCCTAAAGTTTCAGGAGAGCCGGCAGCATCCCGAGTAGGTCGCACACCCGCTGTACATACCCCGGTCAGAGACCCGATAAGACACAACACCGACCCTGCGGGACAAGCAGTGGAAGCTCCGGAGCTGCACTTTGAAAAAGCTCATGCAGACGATAAACGTCTTAG CAAAGTAGTCTCGCTTGCAAAGTCCAAGAAGTTCCGGGATCGTCACGGCCAGGTGCTGCTGGAAGGCAGGCGGTTGCTGTGGGACGCTTTAGAGGCTGGCTCCGTTCTCAAGACGCTTTTCTTCAGCAGAGTCGATCATTTAAAGGAGCTGCCGGCTGATAAGTTGAAGAATGCCAAGCTTATCAAAGTGAAGTTTGAAGATATCAAGATGTGGTCTGATGTCGTTAGTCCACAAGGACTAATAG GTATTGTTGTAAGACCCGATCATGCAAAAATGAACTATCCAGTTGCACAGCTAAAGCACTCATTGCCTCTATCCCTTATCTGCGACAACATCCGTGACCCTGGAAACCTGGGGACCATCCTAAGGTGTGCGGCCGGGGTCGGCTGCAACAAAGTATTGCTCACAAAAG gTTGTGTTGATGCTTGGGAACCGAAAGTACTGAGATCTGGTATGGGTGCCCACTTCCGCTTGCCAGTAATCACCagtttggaatgggatgttgTGCCTAACTACCTTACCGAGGACACCAAGGTGTTTTTGGCAGATAACATCAGTCCGGAGCGCTACAATCAACCGGAAGGTAAATTGGAGAGCGAAAGTGGCTATGGTTGGGTTTCCAGTAATCCCAGGAGGATATATAACCTTCAGGAAGACTATGACTGTACTAGTAGTGATGAGGACAGTGATGGTGAAGAACATTATATCCCAGAAATTCAAACACAAAGGTATGATGAGCGTTGGGCCCAGAAGCCTAGTGCCCTAGTGATTGGAGGAGAGACACATGGCCTGAGCTTGGAGTCCCTGCTACTGGCTGAAAAATTCAGTGGCAGACGGCTCTTCATTCCCGTTGTTccaggtgtagatagcttaaatTCAGCAATGGCGGCAAGCATCCTCTTATTTGAAGGAAAAAGACAATTGCAATTGAATCGTAAAGTGTAG